The nucleotide window TGCTCTACTGGAGGTGGGTTGTGGGGCTCATATGTACCGCCGCCACTGTGTGGCTCTAGAGGAGGCATACCGCCATCATTGGTGGTGCCGTCATTCCAGGCCAGCAACACAGGCTTTGCTTCCTGTTTTGCCATTTTGAATGGGCTTTGACCGATGCTGTCAGCAAACAGGGCCTGGCTCGCATCACCTTGAGATTGCTTCAAATCTGCTGCAAGTTCTCTATTTTCAAAACTCATAACTATGATCTCCTTGTCATGGCAAAACTGGCTACTCAATTACGCGAATTGGTATGCATCAGGTGCTATTTGATGAATGGACTTTCGAATCGTCGGTGTGCGTTCGATGCGTTAAAGATAGTTCATTTGCGTGACCAAAATTGGACAACGCCTGACTTCTTGCAATAGTTGATTATTTTGCTGGGTAAAAAAGTACGCTGATGTTATCTTCTGCTGCTACTCGCCAGTCACTCTTTTGTCTCAAGGCCTGAGCCAGTGGGCAAGCTCTGGGCACTAGCACATAGCTAAATTTGGAAGTTTTGAAAAATTGTTCGTAACCCGGTTCGGCTTCCAGGCAGGCGCGATAGACCACATTAAAGTCGACTGGATAAAAATCAGTTTTGTCATCAATAAAAAATTTGCGTTTGCATTTGATGGCGATATAGTTGCCCCAGTTGTCATAGCAAAAACCGCCTGCTTGCTTGCTAAAGGCGCCCTCTGGTGGATATTGTTTAAGATAGTCAGTGGTCTTTACCGGCATCTGGCTGGCGTTAAGCTCAGGTATTTTGTTGCTGATAAAAAGAGCGCTGACTATGATGCTTGCGGCCAGAGTGATTAGTGTCCATGACTTTGAGCTGGCCCTATCAGAGCTTGTACCTGAGGACGGCGGCAAACTAAATAACGCAAGCAAGGCAAAATAAGAAATAAATCGCATCGATATAAAAGCAGCAATTGCAAAGACGAGGGTTAGTGCAAGCCAGGGCCAGTCTTGTTTTAATGTCTGCCGTTTTACTGCATGGGCGACAATTGTGAGCACAAGCAAGGCAATAAAAGCATAACTACCGATGCCATAGATAAAGTCAAAGCTAGACCACTCAGAGCCCTGTCCAAAGATTTGTTCATGGCTGGTGTATTGCCAGAGATAGGCAAAGTAACCAGGTCCGCGCACATTGAGTAAACAAGCAACAAGTGCAGCCACTAGTGGACAAAAGGCCTTTAAGGATTTGTCCTTAAAGGTAAGCAAGCACTGTATAAAGACAATGGGCAACCCCAATATCGCACTGCCGTGCAAGTTGACCCAGAGAGCAAAGATCAGGGCATAGAGACCGCTGCGTGAGAGTATCGAGAGTGGTTTTTGACCCAGATAAAGGACAAGTGCAAAAAGCAGATAACTAAATAAATGGGGGCGAGCAGACCAGTGCAGCGAGGTTGCCACCACTGCCAGGATTAGTGCTCCAATTGTCAAAAACAAATTGGAGCCTTTTGCTCTTGCGGCACTGGCTGCCAGTGTCAGAGCCAGGCTGGTGCTAAGGGCCGAGGCCAGGATGATGTATTGATAGTTTTGACCTGCCAGATTGTAGAGCCAGGCAAAAACATAGTCAGACAACAGCTCGGTGGAGAGCCAGGGGGCGTTTTGGTCTACATACCAGAGGAAGTTTGTCGTACATATTGTGTGGTGCTCCAGCATGTAGTTACCACAGACAATATGTCTGACCGTGCCGCCATCTCGCAAAAAGCCCATGGGCGTGAGAAGTAGCATGTATGCAAGGATGATGACAAAACAAATATTCAACGGCTAAGTCTCAATTTGCATCATTGCAGTAAGGGATCCTCAATTTTTTTAACTGGTGTAACTGTCTGCACTCTCAGTACACGGCAGCCGCCAAGCTCCCCGACAAAGCCGGTGACAGTGACTTTGTCGCCGACAAAAGGCAACAACAATTCCTGGCAGCCTTTATAGCCTTGTGATTTGGCTGCGATGTATAGATTGAGAGTTTCGTCTTCGAGGATGCCTGGCGTGATACCGCCGCTGATACAGGCGATTGCGCAGGCTTTATGCCCGGGGCCGCGTCCTGGTCCCATAGTTTGTGAGGCATAACACCAGGCGTCTACTACTTCTCCTGTTACCGTGACTGCTTTCATCACTTTGAGCGGCAAAATGTAGGGGCGATACTTTGGGGTCCTCTGGTCAATAAAAAAGTAGGTGGCAAACAAGGTGCCAATCACAACAAACATCACCAGTACAGCTGGCAATGCTGATTTTTGTTTGCTGGAAGTTGCTTGCTCCATTATTTGCTTTTTTGTTTTTTCTGCTTTTCGCTCAGGGCTTTGATGCGCATTTTTGTTTCTTTGTCTTTGCTATCCAGTGCCAGCGCTTTCTTGTAATTTAGCATGGCTCCCTCAAAGTCATTTTGGGCCATCTCTAAATCTTCGCCAAGGCGCAGATAGCCTCTAGCAAAGTCGGGATTAATTGCCAAGCCCCGACGATATTCCTGGATGGCGTCTTTGTAGCGGGCTTGTCTATCCATGATGTCGCCCATAGCAAAATGCATGCGGGCTTTGAATTGTTTGGCTTTAATCAAGCTTTCTGCAGCCTTCAGGCTTGCTTCGATTTGGCTTTGCGAGAGAGTTTTGATCAAGCCGCCAATGAGAGCTTTGCGCTCTTGCATTTGTTGACCGTTGTCAGCGGAGAGGATTATTAATGCTACTTCTAACTCTTTTTGTTTTTTGCCTAGTTTGTCCAATACGACCAAATAGAGCTTGTTGTTATTTAGGCTCTCAGGATCGGCTTTGTAGTTGATGTTTAGCTCTGCTGCTGCGTCGCCGTAGCGTGAAGTATTGTTGTAAACTTTGGCTCTCACAAAATGCAGCAGTGCTTCTGCTGGTTTTGAGAGATGACCTAGTGCCTTTGCTTTATCCAGAGTAGCTAAGGCTTCCTGATATTTATTCATGGCATTGAGCAGGTCTGCCTTAGCCAGATAAATCTCGGCATTTTGGGGCTGGAGTGCGGCTGCTTTGTTGTAATAAATCAGTGCTTCATCTAGTTTTGATTGATTGTGCATGACATAGCCAGCTGTCAAAAAGACACCGTACTCGCGGGGAAAGAGCTTGACTGCTTGCTCAATCACTTTATTGCTCTCTACATAATCCTGGCTGCGCATGTAGAGCAAGGCTAGTTGTTTAAAGGCCTCTGACCCGGGATTTTTGCATTTGATTGCGCTTTTGAATTCATCCTGAGCCTGACCAATTGAGCCTTCTTTGAGATAAAAATGACCGGCTTTGAGATGGCTCTCATAGCTATTGGGGGCGCGCTTGAGCAGGCGCTCGATGGCGGCGGCTTGATCTGGCGTCGCCTGAGCCGCGTTAAGACCAGGCGCCAGTAAGGCCAGGGCAACAATTACTAGTATTGTCTTTTTGTTGTTGGCGAGCATCAGGGCCCGTTAAAGCTTATCAAAAGCGCTGTAAGCTGCTGCCCGGGCGCTTTTGTGCCAATATTGATTGAGCAGCTGACACCATTTTTGGTGGCAGTGATAATAGTGCCCTTTTTGTTTGTCGATGGTGGTGAGATCGAGTTCCAGCCATAGCTAGTTAGACTCTGGCGATACCAGCTGTCCAGTGCCGATGGTTGATTGGCAGTCATTACCCTGATATAGGTCATAGGCTTGGTGCCGTCGTATTGAGTTTGATAACCCGACATAAATTTTGCATCCGGCGGCATCGGTATCGGAATATTGCTGGGCATCTGTGAGAGATTGCGATGAAAAGACGGTAGAGGCGCTGGTCTTGGACCTCTTGCGGCGTTTTGTGCCGGCTGACTGCCATAGGGGGCCGGTTGGGCTATAGATGGGCCGCCGGCGCTCAGCATAAGGGCCAAGACCAGTGTCATAAGTGGAGCTTTCATAGCAGGAGACAACCTTTCGATATGGTGTTGTATTTGGCTCTATCTAGCAAGGACCGGTGTAGTCACAGGTTTGGGTGCCAGACTTACGGCAATCGCACTGGTTGGGTACGTTGATTTTGTCTCCGCCTACACCATAGTTGATGGTGAAGGATGAGGCAGGACTTGAACCTTCAGGGCAGCAGTTGGTGTTAGTAGCGCCCATATTGAGCTGTCCAAGCAGGTTATTCCAACCGGTCGAAGGCGTGAAGGCAAACCAGTTCATGATGCAGATTTTGCCGTAGAAGTCATAAGGGTTTGGATAGCCCCAGTCTTCCGGTACGTTGATTTGACCGCCACCCATGCTGTCGGATGAGTTATGCAATACAAATGTGGTGGTCTCGGTAGGCGAGTTTGGTGTTTTTGCATCTGGAGTTTGCCCGATGAAGTCTTTGAGCCATGGGGCATCGGCAATTGCTGCTTGTTCGTTTTTGAGGACCAGTCCACCTTTGCCACCGCGGGCATTGGTGCTGTAGTACATATAGGCACGGCCGCCCATCGGTACATAATCTTGCTCCAGGATATAGTCTAGATAGCGGTGTTTTTTAGGGTCGCCACCTGGATCTTTGTAGCTATCTGGGACATAGGTAAGCCAGTTTGGATCGATCTGGAACATCCGCTGAGTGAGGAAATTCCACATTGTGCCACCAACTGCAAAACCTTCCTGACTCTGGCTCTTGAGCCAGACGCCCTGATCTGTGGTGATGCGGAAGTTGGGTGCTGTGAGTGGTCCTCTGCCTCCTGTGGGCACGTGGGCTATACCTGATTGATAGGTCTCAGGATAAAACTCACCACCTTTAGCGCGGTCGCTGAGTAGTTGCAGGTTGATGCTGTCAGCGACGTTAACTGATGCACCGTTGCTACCTATAGGAGTGGGCGGGGGAATGTTATAAGCGCGCTCTATAAGCGGTCTGGCCCAGAGCATGCGATTGTCTGAATTGTCGTAAGTGTGCATGTCTGCGTTGGCTTTGCTGCTTGCGTCATCGAGCACGATGTTATTGATTGGACCAGATAGTCCACCTGAGGATTGTAGATTGGCACAATTGGACGGCGATACTTTGCCCAGACCGATACTATCTCCAGCCAGTGCAAAGCCTACAGAAAAGCCGCTGCAATCTGGTTGTTTGCCATTGTTTATGTCATTTTGAATGGCATTGAGATAGTCCTGAGGAGTCGCTGCCCCGTATGGCAAGCCTTTGTCGTTAAGACCAACAAAGTAAGGCAAGGGCTTGCCGAGTTTGTCGGTTGGATAAAATTGAGGATTGTTCATGGTGTAGACAAAAGCATCTTTAACACCACCGGCGACACCAGTAGCTGGTGAAGCTGCGCCGTTTTGCAGGCGGATAAAACCGCGTGGTATAGCCGCGGCAAAGCCTTGCTCATCGATGGGCTCAACGAGAGCATAAGCAGTAAAGTCACCAAGGAAGCCTTGTTTGGATTTGGCTTTGCCTGCAATTGACAGTGAGTTAGGCACTGGCTTTTGCCATTTAAATGAATTAGCACCGTTGGCCGGATCGTTGTTTTGCTCAAATGGCATTTGACCAACAAGGTGAGGCTTTGTGCCTGGTTTGAGCGGTACAAAGTAGGTGTTAGCAAATGTGGGAGCAGGAGTCATGCCCTCTACATAGCCTTTGAGGTACTGTGTGTTGGGGTGTGAGCTGACGGTTGTCACCCAGCCGCTGATTTTATCGTTATATAGCTTGGAGCCCTGATCCGGGAAGACATAATCAGGTACTTGTTGGGCAGTCATGTAGACATTGGATGCGCCAGTGCGATCCATATACGAAAACTTGGGTGAGCCCTGTGGTGCGAGGTCGTCCTCACCAAATTGTTTGGTGGGGTTGAGTTTGGCCAGTACGCTGAAAAAATCGTGTACGGAAGATGGCTTGGAAAGCTCCTGAGCCAGAGCGTCACCCAACTTTTGAGCCTGGGTGGAAATCTGCTGAGCGTGCGATACGGCACCAGCATCAAGTCCGTCCTGACTGATTTTGTTAGCGTTGAGGGTGACCAGAAATGCCTGACCCATGACGCGGTTGATGTTGCGCAGGTTGATTACGCCATTGCCACCATTGGTGTGGTCAGATACTCCGCTAAATTGAGCAGCATCGCCAGCTAGAGATACTGGTACCGAAACTTTGACTAAAACAGATCGTGCCAGCGAGAGGTTACCGGCGTCGGCAGCCCGTTGCATCTGTTGGCCACCGCCAAGCAGGGTGATCAGTGATACTGCCGCCAGTATTATCACGCCGAGCGCTAAAATTAGCGCTGCTGCCAGGCCTAGTGCCGCAGCTTTTCTGTTTCTAATTCTCAGCATGTACTCAACCTCTGTCGCATATCACGTTTACTAAGGGGATTTGATACCGATGCAACTGCCCGGCTATCTGATTATGGCGTATTTATTATACCAGTTTAATGTTGGTTGGCAAGCATTAATTGGTCCTTGCAGCTGGCGCCAGATGAGGATACTAACTCGCCCAATCCTCTCCAGGCAAGAATAAACGGCTCATTTACAGGGGGTGCGCGAAAAATATTACTCTCGGGGAATAATTTAAGTGGGGGAAACCACATTCCTGACTACCTCCTCCACAATTTGTCGCTGTTATTAACTGTCAGAATAGCCATAATAAGACAGTGATTGGTAGGAATTTTTTTGATGAAAAGACGGCGCGTTCGCTACACAAGAGGAGGAGTAATTGCTGAGTTTGCTCCAGCGCTCTTTGTATTGCTTATGGTCTTCTTCTTTCCCTTTCTCAATATGTTGGGACTGGCTCTATCTTATGCGGACTGTCTTTATCTGGACTTTTTGCTGATGCGTCAAGCTGCCCTCGAAAACGTACTGATAGTAGACAACAGCACTACTCCACCTGGCTACAAGGCGGACTTGACCTGTAGTACAGATCCCAATGGCACACTCAATCGAATTATTCAGGCCTGGCTCAATAACGGTCTGGGTAAATTTGCCAGCACTGGCAAAGTGCCTGTGCAAACTGTATATATAGACTTGACCGAAGGCACGCCAAAGGTTAAGTATATTCATCTAAACCTGGCTGTTGAGGTTCGTCCTTTTTTGCAGATACCATTTCCTCTTAAAGTACCTGGCTTAAATGCTCCTGTAACCTTTAACTACACTGGTCGCTCCGTCATCGAAAATCTCCCTAATTAAATGTCTAAAGCTAAGTCTACTAGCCGAAAAAGAAGTGGTCAGAGTATCACAGAGGTACTGATAGGCGGTATGATTTTGGTGCCTATTGTGCTGGCTATTATTGACCTGGCTGTTGTTGTTATGGGTGGTGAGTTAGTCAATGATCTCGCTAAGCAAGCGGCTCGCGGTGCTGCCAATGCCAAAGACAATGGCGAGGCGGCAACGGCAGTGGCAGATGTGCAGACGACATTTACCAAGTCGCCCACCTACAAAAATTTAGTCCTCAAGCTCGACAAATACGATGGCACTTATGATGGTCAAACCACAGTGCAGGCATCAGTGACTGTGGTCTTGCCTGTACCAATACCGTTTTTAAATGTTGGTCCTGAAATGGCCCTTAAAACACAGGCCACCGAGTCTATCGTGGGCATAGCGCCACCAAGACCGATTTAATTAGCTGCCAAAATGCACTCCTGAGCGCATCAACATAAACATCCAGATATTAAAAACCAGATAAATACCCAAGAGGAAGCTGCCCAAAATGAGCTGCCAGGTCAAAACGGCCTGTCTTGGTTGGAGGCTCTTGATCACGCCAAAGCGCAGCCCCAAAAAGGCTAACAGCACAATTGCCATAAGGGCATCGGCAAGCATCGAGCAAAGAGAGCGCTGGCTGGGCATAAGTGCTGCTGCCACCATGATCACTACGGCTAGAGCGAGCATCATCAGAGTAAATTTGTCACTCTTGCGTATCTTGATTACGCCTACTTCGGAGTGGGCGTCTTGCAAAAATTTGACTGAAGAAACGACGCTACCAAGCATACTGTCTCTTTGAGTCTGACCGGATTCTTTATTTTGCTCTGGCTCTGGTGTCTCGCTAGACATGGCACGTCCCTATACAGCTTATAACCAGATCATAACAGATATGTTTTTTACCTGGGCGTGATTATTAGCGGTACGCTCTCAACAGAAGTCTCATGGGGAGCGTTTGCTCGAGCGTTATCCTGGGCCAGTAGTTTATTTATATCGGACATTTTGACGCGTTGGTCGTAGATAAGCACAGCTGCATATGGCTTATAAATCGAGACCATTACCTTTTGCATACCAGGCAGTGCTCTAAATTTCTTTTCGAGCTTGATCAAGCAAGCTGCACAGCTGGCTCCTGCTATGTGCATATCGAGTCGCTTCAAATTACTTTTGGCTGGTGCTGCCTGACTGACCATAAGCAGCACCGTCAGTAGGGTCATTACCAGCAGTGGTTTGTAGTTACACAATTTAGATACGGGTAGCTGCATGAGTCCATTGTATAGTAGCCAGGCTCTGTTCAAAAGCACTCTGGTAGTTTTCAAATTGGGCTTCGCTTTCGGTCTGCAAAAAGACTTCTTCGATGCTGCAATTTTTGTCGCCAGGAGTGCCATCAAAAAAGATGCCCTGATAATAATAGTCAATAGTATCTCTGACGCTTATAAATTGCCCGCTGACATGGATGGCCAGTCGGCTGTTAATGGGCGCTACCTTAAAGGCAGTGAGGTTAAAGTGTTGACCGGTGTATTCGGTAAACTTGCGGCTGTACTGGTTATCTCCCACATTGCCCAAGATCAGACGTAATTTGAGAGTGACACTGTTGATATCGTTATCCACTTTGTTTTTTGCTAGATAAACAAAAGGTCCATTGTCCAATACAGATCTAAAAGTCTTGGTATCAGCGGCGTTTTCGGCTTTGCCGCGATAATAAAAGACAATCTGCACGGTCTCATCACCCGGCGGATTATATTGCTGCTTCCAGTCGAGCGCCATGCGCCCAAAGGTCTCATTAACCAGCACAAAATCCGGTGGTAGCTCAATTTGATCTAGTGCACCTAATTGTTTGACTTGCATTTATTGGTTTGATCCAGTAATGACAGAGAGGAACGAATTAAAATCGGGCTTTGGTCCGTCTTTTTTGCCTGATTCCCATTCGCGTATAGCTGCCGCATACTTCGCTCGAGCGAGTTCTTCCGGTGCCTGCGCCTTCTTCTCTTTGCCTTCTTCTTTTTTGTTTTTTTCGTCTGGATCTTTGAGTTGATCTTTTGCATCCAGAGGGTTTTGTGTGGCTGGATGATCGAGAGATTTGGGGAAATGCTCCGGTCTGTGGTTGTCGTAGTCGCGCTGATTGACTGTTTTGGGTTGTGGTTTGGCTGGGTCGTAATCGCGATCGCCAGGTACTGGCGCTGGTCTGCCCTCGAGGCGATCATCGCCCTGGGTGGCACGGATTACATCATTGCCGGACGATAGTCCAGTTACTTTTGAGTCAGACCTGGTGCCCCAGTTGTTGTCCATATCAAATTTGCCATCGGCGGCGGCTTTGACTGTAATGGCGTGGATGCCATGTCCGCTCTGATCACCTTTGAGGTGGTCTGCGTGCACTCTAAGCTGGGTCGATTGACCGGTTTCGGCTTCTCGTTGGGCGACAATTTTGTGCAGGTCTTCGGCACTCTTAAATGTCTTGACCGCAAGATCTGGCGGGAATCCTTCTTTGGGATCTGGCTTCATGTCTTTGCCGTCGGCTGAGATGCGGTAGACCGAGCCGTCCTTATTACCCATAGTGCGACTGAGGTGTTCTCTCTCGAAGGTGTCGATGGCCGGTGAGTCTTGGGCAAATTTGAGTGAGCCATCGGCCTGACGGACCATCAGCGCTTCACCGGTACTGTTTTGTCCTTGCTTGACGCCGAGGTCGCCGGCATTGGCTGTTACATAAACGGCCCTGGCATTGTCGATACCTTCAGCCGAGGTGGGTTGGCCTTTACGCATTGCTTTGAGGTCTGCATGTGTTTGCCCGGCCAGTGCGTCCATCGCTTGTCCGGCCAGTCCACGATCGCCGTTA belongs to Candidatus Obscuribacter sp. and includes:
- a CDS encoding tetratricopeptide repeat protein; the protein is MLANNKKTILVIVALALLAPGLNAAQATPDQAAAIERLLKRAPNSYESHLKAGHFYLKEGSIGQAQDEFKSAIKCKNPGSEAFKQLALLYMRSQDYVESNKVIEQAVKLFPREYGVFLTAGYVMHNQSKLDEALIYYNKAAALQPQNAEIYLAKADLLNAMNKYQEALATLDKAKALGHLSKPAEALLHFVRAKVYNNTSRYGDAAAELNINYKADPESLNNNKLYLVVLDKLGKKQKELEVALIILSADNGQQMQERKALIGGLIKTLSQSQIEASLKAAESLIKAKQFKARMHFAMGDIMDRQARYKDAIQEYRRGLAINPDFARGYLRLGEDLEMAQNDFEGAMLNYKKALALDSKDKETKMRIKALSEKQKKQKSK